The genomic region CGGGCTCGGGGACCGTCAGCGTGCTGTCGGGGGGGCAGGGCACCGGTGCAAAGTTCATCAAGCCATGAAGGCGCTGGCGCTGCTTCTGCTGCTGGCCTGTCCTGCCGTGGCGCAAGACAATTCGGGTCTCGACCGGCTGGAAACCCGCGATGACCTGCGCGGCTGGGAACCGGTCGGGCGGGTTGATATCGACGGCGGCGGGTTCTGCACCGGGGCGCTGATCGCCTCCGATCTGGTGTTGACCGCCGCGCATTGCGTGATCGATCCCGGCGGGGTTCCGGTCGATGCCGGGCGCATCAGCTTTCGCGCCGGACTGGCCGATGGCGTGGCACTGGCCGAGGTCAAGGTTCTGCGCACCGTGGCACCTGACGGGTTTCTGTCGCTGGCGCCGGCCCCGCCTGAACAGCTGGCGCTTGACGTGGCGCTGATGCAGCTGGCCAGCCCGATCCCGTCCAGTCTGGCCGCCCCCTTCACCGTCGCCCGTCCGGGCGCGGGGGACGAAGTCAGCGTCGTGTCCTACGCCGCCGGGCGGGAAGAGGCGCTGTCCTGGCAGCGGGTCTGCCGTGTGCTGGGCAAGCAGGACGGTCTGATCGCGGTTGATTGTGACGTGACCTTCGGATCCTCCGGCGCGCCGGTGCTGGACCGGTCGGGCTATCGCGCCAAGATCGTGTCGATCATCTCGGCCGGCTATCAGGACGGCGGGCGAACCGTGGCCTTCGGCATGGAACTGCCGGGGATCGTGGAGGACCTGAAGGCACGCCTGCGCGCGGGCCGGGTAACAAGCGAGGTCGCGGCGGCAAGCGCGCGTCCGGGCGTCAAGCGGATCACGGTCGGCGGTGGCAGCACGACTGGCAACGACACGGGCGCGCGTTTCGTCAAGCCCTGAGGGGGGTCTTGAAACCGGGCTGGGGCTTTCCCAAATCATCCTCATCCGGGTGCCATGACGGGCCCGGGGACACCTGCCTTGCCCCAAAAGGGAAGGCCTTTGACATCGCTTCCAGGAGGATGACATGCGCAACCTTGATTTCGCGCCGCTTTACCGTGCCACCGTCGGCTTTGACCGGATCGCCGACCTGATGGATCGGGTTCTGTCCAACGACGTGGCCCAGCCGACCTACCCCCCTTACAACATCGAAAAGACCGCCGAAGATGCCTATCGCATCTCGATCGCCGTAGCCGGCTTCGCGCCGGAAGAGCTTACGGTCGAAGTGAAGGATGGCAGCCTGCACATCACCGCCCGCAAGACGGTCGAGGAAGGTGATCGCACCTACCTGCACCGTGGCATCGCCACCCGCGCCTTCGAACGCCGCTTTGCGCTGGCCGACCACGTCCGCGTCGCGGGTGCGGTGCATGAACATGGCATGCTGCACATCGACCTTGTGCGCGAGATGCCCGAGGCGCTGAAGCCCCGCCGGATCGAGATTGCCCATGCCAATGGCGCAACCCCGGTGCTGGAGTCGAAGGCCGAAACGGTCAACTGATCCTTGATCACGGAAACCGATGCGGCGCGTCCCGGACCCGGGGCGCGCCGTCCTTTTTTCTGTCTAAGAAGGCTCGTCGATGACTTCGTCACTCCTCGCCAAACGCCCCGCGACGAGAAGACGAAGTCGAACGAGGAGCTAGCCCCCGACCTAATTCGCAGACAGCGACTGCGCCAAGCGCATCAGGTTCACGGCTTCAACCCGGTAGC from Tabrizicola piscis harbors:
- a CDS encoding trypsin-like serine peptidase; amino-acid sequence: MKALALLLLLACPAVAQDNSGLDRLETRDDLRGWEPVGRVDIDGGGFCTGALIASDLVLTAAHCVIDPGGVPVDAGRISFRAGLADGVALAEVKVLRTVAPDGFLSLAPAPPEQLALDVALMQLASPIPSSLAAPFTVARPGAGDEVSVVSYAAGREEALSWQRVCRVLGKQDGLIAVDCDVTFGSSGAPVLDRSGYRAKIVSIISAGYQDGGRTVAFGMELPGIVEDLKARLRAGRVTSEVAAASARPGVKRITVGGGSTTGNDTGARFVKP
- a CDS encoding Hsp20 family protein; translated protein: MRNLDFAPLYRATVGFDRIADLMDRVLSNDVAQPTYPPYNIEKTAEDAYRISIAVAGFAPEELTVEVKDGSLHITARKTVEEGDRTYLHRGIATRAFERRFALADHVRVAGAVHEHGMLHIDLVREMPEALKPRRIEIAHANGATPVLESKAETVN